From a region of the Triticum aestivum cultivar Chinese Spring chromosome 7D, IWGSC CS RefSeq v2.1, whole genome shotgun sequence genome:
- the LOC123169803 gene encoding protein NRT1/ PTR FAMILY 8.3 isoform X1 → MEAADEERPLLNHRRLPPQPQDECSRYTSDGTVDIYRQPALKRSTGNWRACVFILGAEFSECLCFFAVSKNLVTYLTTVLHESNVDAARNVSTWVGTCFITPVLGAFLADSFWGRYSTIAIFLSVYIFGMLIMTSSTALPWLLPRSSDESSGVHRAAVYLGLYLVALGTGGIKPCATALGADQFDVAVPAERVAKGSFFNWYYFSINIGSLLSATLLVWVQDNIGWTVGLAIPTVLIGFGLAVFVAGGKIYRYKPLGVGGSPLTRVSQVVVAAARNRRLELPDDISALHEHGGAEHTSQFRFFDKAAIVMPSPEKKGPWRLCTVSQVEELKMLLRMSPVWASTLVFFAVTAQMSSTMIELGMAMDNRVGTFVVPPASLSTFDIVSVLVWVPIYDAVLVPLARRVTGQDGGFTQLQRIGVGLALSAAAMAYAASVETRRLSATSMSIMWLAPCYFVLGAAEVFTSIGMLEFFYDQPPESMKSLGVALAQLAVAGGNYLNSALLGAVVSATGWIPDNLDEGHLNYFFWFMAALSVLNLLQFVYCSSRYKR, encoded by the exons ATGGAAGCGGCAGATGAGGAGCGGCCACTGCTGAACCATCGCCGCCTGCCTCCACAGCCACAG GACGAATGTTCAAGATACACGAGTGATGGCACAGTTGATATCTACAGACAGCCTGCTCTCAAGCGAAGCACCGGCAACTGGAGAGCATGCGTCTTCATCCTTG GTGCCGAGTTCAGCGAATGCTTGTGCTTCTTCGCCGTCTCCAAGAACCTGGTCACCTACCTCACGACGGTGCTCCACGAGAGCAACGTCGACGCCGCGAGGAATGTATCCACCTGGGTCGGCACCTGCTTCATCACGCCGGTCCTCGGAGCCTTCCTGGCCGACTCTTTTTGGGGGCGATACTCGACAATTGCAATCTTCCTCTCTGTCTACATCTTT GGGATGCTCATCATGACATCATCAACGGCGCTTCCGTGGCTCCTGCCTCGTTCTTCCGACGAGAGCAGCGGTGTCCATCGCGCCGCCGTCTACCTGGGGCTCTACCTTGTCGCCCTCGGCACCGGCGGCATCAAGCCCTGCGCCACGGCCTTGGGCGCCGACCAATTCGACGTTGCCGTCCCGGCGGAGCGGGTGGCCAAGGGTTCCTTCTTCAACTGGTACTACTTCTCGATCAACATTGGCTCGCTTCTGTCGGCGACGTTGCTCGTCTGGGTGCAGGACAACATCGGGTGGACCGTCGGGCTCGCGATCCCCACAGTGCTCATCGGGTTCGGCCTCGCCGTATTCGTTGCCGGCGGGAAGATATACAGGTACAAGCCACTGGGAGTGGGAGGTAGCCCGCTGACGAGGGTCTCCCAGGTGGTTGTCGCAGCCGCAAGGAATCGCCGTCTCGAGCTGCCCGATGATATCTCGGCCCTGCACGAACATGGCGGGGCTGAGCATACCAGTCAATTCAGGTTCTTCGACAAGGCTGCGATCGTGatgccgtcgccggagaagaagggcCCGTGGCGGCTCTGCACGGTGTCGCAGGTGGAGGAGCTGAAGATGCTGTTGCGGATGTCCCCCGTCTGGGCGTCGACGTTGGTCTTCTTCGCGGTCACCGCGCAAATGTCGTCGACGATGATCGAGCTGGGCATGGCAATGGACAACCGCGTCGGCACCTTTGTCGTGCCGCCGGCGTCGCTCTCCACCTTTGACATCGTCAGCGTCCTCGTCTGGGTTCCCATCTACGACGCCGTGCTGGTGCCGCTCGCGCGGCGCGTCACCGGTCAGGACGGGGGCTTCACGCAGCTGCAGCGCATAGGCGTCGGCCTTGCTCTGTCCGCGGCCGCCATGGCGTACGCCGCGTCGGTCGAAACTAGACGGCTGTCGGCGACCTCGATGAGCATCATGTGGCTAGCGCCGTGCTACTTCGTGCTGGGCGCGGCCGAGGTGTTCACCAGCATCGGCATGCTCGAGTTCTTCTACGACCAGCCCCCGGAGTCCATGAAGAGCCTGGGTGTGGCACTCGCGCAGCTCGCCGTTGCTGGCGGGAACTACCTCAACTCCGCCCTGCTCGGCGCCGTTGTGTCGGCCACGGGGTGGATCCCGGACAACCTCGACGAAGGCCATCTGAACTACTTCTTCTGGTTCATGGCGGCTCTGAGCGTGCTCAACCTGCTGCAGTTCGTCTACTGCTCGTCCAGATACAAAAGATAA
- the LOC123169802 gene encoding protein NRT1/ PTR FAMILY 8.3 — MEAFDEEKPLLNVQPNPQDVGSEYTSDGSVDINKRPALKGSTGRWRACYMILGVEFCECVAFFTVSRNLVTYLTTVLHESKVAAARNVSAWVGASFLTPLIGAFLADTYLGRYWTMVASLPVYILGMLVLTVSASAPTSSSSGGEVHRTMVYAGLYLAALGGGGIKPCTSTFGADQFDSANPAELAKKGSFFNWYYFMINLSSLLSSTVLVWLQDNVGWGVSFAIPTALLALALAVFVGGSRVYRFREPTVSPFTSLCQVVVAALSKWRVQLPDDVSLFYELTGSSESGHTIQHTSQFRFLDKAAIMLPPSDKTRVAPPTSSWKLCTVTQVQELKILLRMFPVWASFVIFHAVTGQLSSTFIEQGMVMDNRVGGFAIPPASLSVFGVFSVLVWVPVYEATLVPLARRCTGNRKGFSQTQRLGIGFALSALTMVYSAALETKRLAVARASGLAGQNVPVPMSILWQAPSHVLHGAAGVFAGIGMTEFFYDQAPHAMKSLCAAFAQLSIASGFYFNTIVLGVVAVVTTRGGAPGWIPDNLNEGHLDYFFWMVAALSLLNLAQFVHYSVRCREKTTSSPQRVALPF; from the exons ATGGAAGCATTTGATGAGGAGAAGCCCCTGCTTAATGTACAACCCAATCCTCAG GATGTAGGTTCAGAATATACCAGCGATGGCTCAGTTGATATCAACAAACGCCCTGCTCTGAAAGGAAGTACAGGCCGTTGGAGGGCATGCTACATGATTTTAG GTGTTGAGTTTTGCGAATGCGTGGCCTTCTTCACGGTCTCAAGGAACTTGGTAACCTATCTCACCACCGTGCTCCACGAAAGCAAAGTCGCCGCCGCGAGAAATGTCTCCGCCTGGGTCGGCGCCAGCTTCCTCACGCCGCTCATCGGAGCCTTCTTGGCCGACACTTACCTAGGAAGATACTGGACAATGGTTGCTTCACTACCAGTCTACATTCTT GGGATGCTGGTCCTCACAGTGTCAGCATCAGCCCCAACATCTTCCTCCAGCGGCGGCGAGGTTCATCGCACCATGGTCTACGCGGGGCTCTACCTCGCCGCGCTCGGGGGCGGCGGCATCAAGCCCTGCACGTCGACCTTCGGGGCCGACCAGTTCGACAGCGCCAACCCGGCGGAGCTGGCGAAGAAGGGCTCCTTCTTCAACTGGTACTACTTCATGATCAACCTCAGCTCCCTCCTGTCGAGCACGGTGCTTGTCTGGCTGCAGGACAATGTCGGGTGGGGGGTCAGTTTCGCGATCCCGACGGCGCTCTTGGCCTTGGCCCTCGCAGTGTTTGTTGGTGGCTCGAGGGTGTACAGGTTTAGAGAACCCACAGTGAGCCCGTTCACCAGCCTCTGCCAGGTGGTCGTCGCGGCCCTCAGCAAGTGGCGTGTGCAGTTGCCCGATGACGTCTCCCTTTTCTACGAGCTCACCGGTTCGTCTGAATCAGGCCACACGATTCAGCATACGAGTCAATTCAG ATTCCTCGACAAGGCTGCCATCATGCTGCCACCCTCAGACAAAACACGCGTGGCGCCGCCGACGAGTTCGTGGAAGCTATGCACGGTGACACAGGTCCAAGAGCTCAAGATACTGCTGCGGATGTTCCCCGTCTGGGCATCGTTCGTGATCTTCCACGCCGTCACCGGCCAACTGTCGTCGACGTTCATCGAGCAGGGGATGGTCATGGACAACCGTGTCGGCGGGTTCGCCATACCACCTGCCTCCCTCTCCGTCTTCGGCGTCTTCAGCGTGCTCGTCTGGGTGCCCGTCTACGAGGCCACGCTGGTGCCGCTCGCCCGGCGCTGCACCGGCAACCGCAAGGGCTTCTCGCAGACGCAGCGGCTCGGGATAGGCTTCGCGCTGTCCGCGCTGACCATGGTCTACTCGGCGGCGCTCGAGACGAAGAGGCTGGCGGTCGCGCGAGCCAGCGGCCTGGCCGGGCAGAACGTGCCGGTGCCGATGAGCATCCTGTGGCAGGCGCCGTCGCACGTCCTGCACGGCGCGGCGGGAGTCTTCGCGGGCATCGGCATGACGGAGTTCTTCTACGACCAGGCCCCGCACGCCATGAAGAGCCTCTGTGCGGCGTTCGCGCAGCTCTCGATCGCGTCCGGGTTTTACTTCAACACGATTGTGCTTGGTGTCGTCGCGGTGGTCACCACGCGTGGCGGGGCGCCTGGGTGGATCCCGGACAACCTGAACGAAGGGCATCTGGACTATTTCTTCTGGATGGTGGCTGCTCTCAGCTTACTCAACCTGGCGCAGTTTGTGCACTACTCCGTGCGGTGTAGAGAGAAGACAACTTCTTCACCCCAAAGAGTGGCACTTCCTTTttga
- the LOC123169803 gene encoding protein NRT1/ PTR FAMILY 8.3 isoform X2, whose product MRLHPCSGAEFSECLCFFAVSKNLVTYLTTVLHESNVDAARNVSTWVGTCFITPVLGAFLADSFWGRYSTIAIFLSVYIFGMLIMTSSTALPWLLPRSSDESSGVHRAAVYLGLYLVALGTGGIKPCATALGADQFDVAVPAERVAKGSFFNWYYFSINIGSLLSATLLVWVQDNIGWTVGLAIPTVLIGFGLAVFVAGGKIYRYKPLGVGGSPLTRVSQVVVAAARNRRLELPDDISALHEHGGAEHTSQFRFFDKAAIVMPSPEKKGPWRLCTVSQVEELKMLLRMSPVWASTLVFFAVTAQMSSTMIELGMAMDNRVGTFVVPPASLSTFDIVSVLVWVPIYDAVLVPLARRVTGQDGGFTQLQRIGVGLALSAAAMAYAASVETRRLSATSMSIMWLAPCYFVLGAAEVFTSIGMLEFFYDQPPESMKSLGVALAQLAVAGGNYLNSALLGAVVSATGWIPDNLDEGHLNYFFWFMAALSVLNLLQFVYCSSRYKR is encoded by the exons ATGCGTCTTCATCCTTG CTCAGGTGCCGAGTTCAGCGAATGCTTGTGCTTCTTCGCCGTCTCCAAGAACCTGGTCACCTACCTCACGACGGTGCTCCACGAGAGCAACGTCGACGCCGCGAGGAATGTATCCACCTGGGTCGGCACCTGCTTCATCACGCCGGTCCTCGGAGCCTTCCTGGCCGACTCTTTTTGGGGGCGATACTCGACAATTGCAATCTTCCTCTCTGTCTACATCTTT GGGATGCTCATCATGACATCATCAACGGCGCTTCCGTGGCTCCTGCCTCGTTCTTCCGACGAGAGCAGCGGTGTCCATCGCGCCGCCGTCTACCTGGGGCTCTACCTTGTCGCCCTCGGCACCGGCGGCATCAAGCCCTGCGCCACGGCCTTGGGCGCCGACCAATTCGACGTTGCCGTCCCGGCGGAGCGGGTGGCCAAGGGTTCCTTCTTCAACTGGTACTACTTCTCGATCAACATTGGCTCGCTTCTGTCGGCGACGTTGCTCGTCTGGGTGCAGGACAACATCGGGTGGACCGTCGGGCTCGCGATCCCCACAGTGCTCATCGGGTTCGGCCTCGCCGTATTCGTTGCCGGCGGGAAGATATACAGGTACAAGCCACTGGGAGTGGGAGGTAGCCCGCTGACGAGGGTCTCCCAGGTGGTTGTCGCAGCCGCAAGGAATCGCCGTCTCGAGCTGCCCGATGATATCTCGGCCCTGCACGAACATGGCGGGGCTGAGCATACCAGTCAATTCAGGTTCTTCGACAAGGCTGCGATCGTGatgccgtcgccggagaagaagggcCCGTGGCGGCTCTGCACGGTGTCGCAGGTGGAGGAGCTGAAGATGCTGTTGCGGATGTCCCCCGTCTGGGCGTCGACGTTGGTCTTCTTCGCGGTCACCGCGCAAATGTCGTCGACGATGATCGAGCTGGGCATGGCAATGGACAACCGCGTCGGCACCTTTGTCGTGCCGCCGGCGTCGCTCTCCACCTTTGACATCGTCAGCGTCCTCGTCTGGGTTCCCATCTACGACGCCGTGCTGGTGCCGCTCGCGCGGCGCGTCACCGGTCAGGACGGGGGCTTCACGCAGCTGCAGCGCATAGGCGTCGGCCTTGCTCTGTCCGCGGCCGCCATGGCGTACGCCGCGTCGGTCGAAACTAGACGGCTGTCGGCGACCTCGATGAGCATCATGTGGCTAGCGCCGTGCTACTTCGTGCTGGGCGCGGCCGAGGTGTTCACCAGCATCGGCATGCTCGAGTTCTTCTACGACCAGCCCCCGGAGTCCATGAAGAGCCTGGGTGTGGCACTCGCGCAGCTCGCCGTTGCTGGCGGGAACTACCTCAACTCCGCCCTGCTCGGCGCCGTTGTGTCGGCCACGGGGTGGATCCCGGACAACCTCGACGAAGGCCATCTGAACTACTTCTTCTGGTTCATGGCGGCTCTGAGCGTGCTCAACCTGCTGCAGTTCGTCTACTGCTCGTCCAGATACAAAAGATAA